The Callospermophilus lateralis isolate mCalLat2 unplaced genomic scaffold, mCalLat2.hap1 Scaffold_227, whole genome shotgun sequence genome includes a window with the following:
- the LOC143390212 gene encoding centriolar and ciliogenesis-associated protein HYLS1-like, translating into MAEKRQSYSVGEAMEELVGPNGQKWANMDPEERMLAAATAFTHICAGQGEGDVRREVQCSQYDPYSKASVTPGKRPAFPVQLQYSQIESHATSETVSEASQRLRKPVMKRKVLRRKPGGEVLVTDESIISESESGGETDLDLWDLRQRLMNLQFQEDRESSVDTSQNVDLPHEYQGISQDQLICYLQREEMDPPAYEQDLIVASRPKSFILPRLDQLNRNRGKIDRVARYFEYKRDWDLMRLPGEDHRKELRWGVREHMLSQAEPQSKPQHVYVPNNYLVPTEKKRSALRWGVRCDLANGVMPRKLPFPLSPS; encoded by the coding sequence ATGGCAGAAAAAAGACAGTCCTACAGTGTAGGGGAAGCAATGGAGGAACTTGTAGGACCAAATGGACAAAAATGGGCAAATATGGATCCAGAAGAACGAATGTTAGCAGCTGCTACCGCATTTACCCATATCTGTGCAGGACAGGGTGAAGGAGATGTCAGGAGAGAAGTCCAATGTAGCCAGTATGATCCCTACAGTAAAGCTTCAGTAACCCCAGGGAAGCGACCTGCATTTCCTGTACAACTGCAGTACTCACAGATAGAAAGTCATGCCACATCAGAAACGGTCTCAGAGGCTTCCCAAAGACTCCGAAAGCCAGTAATGAAGAGAAAGGTGCTTCGTAGAAAGCCAGGAGGAGAAGTATTAGTGACAGATGAGTCAATTATCAGTGAATCCGAATCTGGTGGAGAAACTGATCTGGATCTCTGGGACTTACGACAAAGGTTGATGAATCTGCAGTTCCAGGAAGACAGGGAATCCTCAGTTGATACTTCACAAAATGTTGATCTACCACACGAGTACCAAGGAATTTCACAAGATCAGCTCATTTGTTATCTTCAAAGAGAAGAAATGGACCCTCCAGCTTATGAACAAGATCTGATTGTTGCCAGCAGACCCAAGTCCTTTATTCTCCCAAGGCTGGACCAGTTAAACCGAAATCGGGGCAAGATAGACCGGGTAGCCCGATATTTTGAGTACAAAAGAGACTGGGACTTAATGCGGTTACCTGGTGAAGATCATAGGAAGGAGTTACGCTGGGGTGTCCGAGAACACATGCTTTCCCAAGCAGAACCCCAATCTAAGCCTCAGCATGTATATGTTCCAAACAATTACCTAGTACCAACTGAGAAGAAAAGATCTGCCCTTCGTTGGGGTGTTCGCTGTGACCTTGCAAATGGTGTCATGCCCAGGAAgcttcccttccctctctctccttcttaa